In a genomic window of Thermodesulfobacteriota bacterium:
- a CDS encoding type II toxin-antitoxin system HicB family antitoxin: MERQFKIIVEKHPDVYVAYPIGLKGVVVGEGDTYEDALTDVKSAIRFHIETFGEDVLTDESPVLEVFLAEAGVGL; encoded by the coding sequence ATGGAGAGACAGTTCAAGATAATTGTTGAAAAGCATCCGGATGTCTATGTGGCATATCCGATCGGCTTGAAGGGAGTTGTCGTCGGTGAGGGCGATACGTATGAGGATGCTTTGACGGACGTGAAATCCGCTATCCGGTTCCACATAGAAACCTTCGGTGAGGATGTTTTAACTGACGAATCACCTGTTTTAGAAGTGTTTTTAGCCGAGGCCGGGGTAGGTCTTTAA
- a CDS encoding type II toxin-antitoxin system HicA family toxin, protein MTKFPVDAPKARVIKTLELLGFLLIREREHIAMLRENPDGTRTPLTIPNHARIKGSTPRSVCTQAGISRDEFLKAYEQV, encoded by the coding sequence ATGACTAAATTTCCTGTCGATGCGCCGAAGGCGAGGGTAATAAAAACGCTGGAGCTTCTCGGTTTCCTTCTTATTCGGGAGCGAGAGCACATAGCAATGCTGAGGGAAAATCCTGACGGGACACGGACGCCTCTGACAATACCTAATCATGCGAGAATCAAAGGCTCGACTCCAAGAAGTGTTTGCACACAGGCTGGAATATCGAGGGACGAATTCCTCAAAGCGTATGAGCAAGTGTGA